The following proteins are co-located in the Siansivirga zeaxanthinifaciens CC-SAMT-1 genome:
- a CDS encoding glycosyltransferase encodes MRKKALIITYYWPPAGGPGVQRWLKFVKYLPDFNIEPVVYIPENPSYPLIDDSLISEVSKSVTILKQPIKEPYKLAGIFSKKTSKKVSKGIISEEKRQSIIEKIMLFVRGNFFIPDARVAWVKPSVAFLSDFINKEQIATIITTGPPHSLHLIGLKLKNQLGVRWLADFRDPWTTIGYHKQLKLTKASAEKHKALEQEVLNTANQIIVTSFNTKKEFKNMTNTPIEVITNGYDYEVIEPFSMDEKFTISHIGSLLSKRNPEVLWRVLRDLIDENKSFAQDFKLNFIGAISNEVLQTLKKNNLSDYVNDLGYVSHNEAIKYQKKSQLLLLIEIDSEETKGIIPGKLFEYMVSNRPIIAIGPEGSDVEKIIKETNTGNYFTYHDYEKLKSIILSHYSAFQNNNLKVHPIGLQKYSRKSLTEALSKLI; translated from the coding sequence GTGCGTAAAAAAGCACTCATAATAACTTATTATTGGCCACCTGCAGGAGGTCCGGGCGTTCAACGTTGGTTGAAATTTGTAAAATATTTACCAGATTTTAATATAGAGCCTGTGGTTTATATTCCAGAAAACCCAAGCTATCCTTTAATAGATGATAGTTTAATTTCTGAAGTTTCAAAATCGGTAACTATTTTAAAGCAACCAATTAAAGAACCTTATAAGTTAGCGGGGATATTTTCAAAAAAAACTTCTAAAAAAGTAAGTAAAGGCATTATTTCTGAAGAAAAAAGACAAAGTATTATTGAGAAAATAATGTTATTTGTTCGAGGTAATTTTTTTATACCAGATGCTCGGGTTGCTTGGGTAAAGCCCTCAGTTGCATTTCTTTCTGATTTTATTAATAAAGAGCAAATAGCAACTATAATTACTACAGGGCCACCACATAGTTTGCATCTAATTGGTTTGAAACTAAAAAATCAATTAGGCGTAAGATGGTTGGCAGATTTTAGAGATCCTTGGACAACTATTGGTTACCATAAACAGCTCAAATTAACTAAAGCTTCAGCCGAAAAACACAAGGCCTTAGAGCAAGAGGTTTTAAATACAGCCAATCAAATTATTGTAACCAGTTTTAATACCAAAAAGGAATTCAAAAACATGACAAACACGCCCATTGAAGTTATTACTAATGGATATGATTATGAAGTTATCGAGCCTTTTTCAATGGATGAAAAATTTACGATATCTCATATTGGCTCATTATTATCAAAAAGAAATCCAGAGGTTTTGTGGCGTGTTTTAAGGGATTTAATTGATGAAAATAAATCTTTTGCGCAAGATTTTAAGCTTAATTTTATTGGTGCAATTAGCAATGAAGTTTTACAAACCTTGAAAAAAAATAATTTAAGTGATTATGTAAATGACTTAGGATATGTTTCACACAATGAAGCTATTAAATATCAAAAAAAATCACAGTTATTATTGTTAATTGAAATAGATTCCGAGGAAACTAAAGGTATCATTCCTGGGAAATTATTTGAATATATGGTTTCAAATAGACCTATAATTGCCATAGGGCCGGAGGGTTCTGATGTTGAAAAAATTATCAAAGAAACCAATACCGGAAACTATTTTACGTATCATGATTATGAAAAACTAAAATCGATTATATTAAGTCATTATAGTGCTTTTCAAAATAATAATTTAAAAGTTCATCCAATTGGACTTCAAAAATATAGTCGGAAATCTTTAACAGAGGCTTTATCTAAATTAATTTAA
- a CDS encoding YfhO family protein, translating into MQFSIKRILPHILVIIGFVALSIAYFSPVLEGKQIFQSDIMQYIGMSKQQNDFRAATGEETYWTNGAFAGMPTYQLGAKYPHNYIKKLDLTLRFLPRPADYLFLYLLGFYVLLLVLKVDFKLAAIGALAFGFSTYLIIILGVGHNSKAHAIAYMPLVLSGIILTFRKRYVVGFLLTAIAMGLELVANHFQMTYYLMFLIIILGIAYLVDAFHKKQLPHFFKSVGILVLAVILSIALNATNILATKEYVKESTRGKSELTINPDGSPKEVTSGLDKDYITQFSYGFAETFNLFIPRFMGGGNGEDIGKDTATYDAFRRLGATTSQAAQEVKRAPMYWGNQPIVEAPAYVGAVILFLFVFALFLVKGRLKWWLVGGTIFSLLLSYGKNLEFLTNFFIDYVPLYNKFRAVTSIQVILELCIPVLAVFGLVRLFNNFEKEEEKLKALKYATAITGGVALLFLLLKSTLFDFVGVNDGFYRQSYGQAFVDALKEDRKTLFTNDTLRTFVLVLLSAGVIYLFLKDKLKQQWVIVAMGVLILFDLVGVDRRYVNNDDFVSAIQVNKPFEANAVDKEILKDNTHFRVYDLVSGPSKPSYFHNSLNGYNAAELKRYRELFDFHISKNNINVLNMLNTKYIIFENEGNIVPYVNKEANGNAWFVKTLKEVPNANEEISLLDSLDNKNVAIFTKPTSETANFKSKNYKVDSTATISVLDYKPNYLKYQSKNKNEGFAVFSEIYYGNGWKTFIDGKETIHTRVNYVLRGMEIPAGNHTIEFKFDPEVVKTGSTIALASSILLGVLLVLGLFHEFKINTKESA; encoded by the coding sequence ATGCAATTTTCAATAAAAAGAATACTTCCTCATATATTAGTAATTATAGGTTTTGTAGCCTTGTCTATTGCTTATTTTAGTCCAGTTTTAGAAGGAAAACAGATCTTTCAAAGCGATATCATGCAATACATAGGCATGAGTAAGCAACAAAACGATTTTAGAGCCGCTACAGGCGAGGAAACTTACTGGACAAACGGTGCGTTTGCCGGTATGCCAACCTACCAATTAGGAGCTAAATACCCGCATAATTATATTAAAAAATTAGATTTAACGCTTAGGTTTTTACCAAGACCGGCCGACTACTTATTTCTTTATCTGCTTGGTTTTTATGTGCTTTTATTGGTTTTAAAAGTTGATTTTAAACTAGCAGCCATTGGAGCATTGGCTTTTGGTTTTTCAACGTATTTAATAATAATTTTAGGTGTTGGTCATAACAGTAAGGCTCACGCTATTGCTTATATGCCTTTGGTTTTAAGTGGTATTATTTTAACTTTTAGAAAGCGATATGTTGTAGGGTTTTTGCTAACAGCAATAGCCATGGGGTTAGAGTTGGTGGCGAATCATTTTCAAATGACGTATTACCTTATGTTTCTAATCATAATATTAGGAATTGCTTATTTAGTAGATGCGTTTCATAAAAAACAATTACCACATTTTTTTAAATCTGTTGGGATATTAGTGCTTGCAGTAATACTTTCAATAGCCTTAAATGCCACAAATATTTTAGCAACTAAAGAATATGTAAAAGAGAGTACACGTGGTAAAAGTGAATTAACTATAAATCCCGATGGATCACCAAAAGAAGTAACCTCTGGGTTAGATAAAGACTATATTACCCAATTTAGTTACGGATTTGCCGAAACTTTTAATTTGTTTATTCCGCGATTTATGGGAGGTGGCAATGGTGAAGATATAGGGAAAGATACCGCCACTTATGATGCTTTTAGGCGATTAGGTGCAACGACAAGTCAAGCTGCTCAAGAGGTGAAACGCGCACCCATGTATTGGGGCAATCAACCCATTGTTGAAGCACCTGCTTATGTAGGCGCTGTTATATTATTTTTGTTTGTATTTGCGTTATTTTTAGTGAAAGGCCGCTTAAAATGGTGGCTGGTTGGCGGTACGATATTTTCATTGTTATTATCCTATGGAAAAAATTTAGAGTTTTTAACCAATTTCTTTATAGATTATGTACCGCTTTATAACAAATTTAGAGCGGTTACTTCTATTCAGGTTATCTTAGAATTGTGTATTCCTGTTTTAGCTGTATTTGGATTGGTAAGATTATTTAATAATTTTGAAAAGGAAGAAGAAAAGCTAAAAGCATTAAAATATGCAACAGCCATTACAGGTGGGGTAGCCCTGTTGTTTTTACTTTTAAAATCGACCCTTTTCGATTTTGTTGGTGTAAACGATGGCTTTTATCGCCAGAGTTATGGTCAGGCTTTTGTAGACGCTCTAAAAGAAGATCGAAAAACGCTTTTTACCAACGATACACTTAGAACATTCGTTTTAGTTTTACTTTCGGCAGGTGTTATTTATCTGTTTTTAAAAGACAAATTAAAGCAACAGTGGGTAATTGTAGCTATGGGTGTTCTTATTTTATTTGATTTAGTTGGAGTAGATAGGCGTTATGTTAATAATGACGATTTTGTATCTGCCATTCAAGTAAATAAACCCTTTGAAGCGAATGCGGTTGATAAAGAAATTTTAAAAGATAATACCCATTTTAGAGTTTACGATTTGGTTTCAGGGCCTTCAAAACCATCGTATTTTCATAATTCATTAAATGGTTATAATGCGGCAGAATTAAAACGATACAGAGAATTATTTGATTTTCACATTTCAAAAAACAATATTAATGTGCTTAATATGTTGAATACGAAGTATATTATTTTTGAAAATGAAGGTAACATCGTGCCTTATGTAAATAAAGAAGCTAATGGTAACGCTTGGTTTGTTAAAACATTAAAAGAAGTGCCAAATGCCAATGAAGAAATATCGCTTTTAGATAGTTTAGATAATAAAAATGTTGCAATTTTTACAAAACCAACATCCGAAACTGCCAATTTTAAATCGAAAAATTACAAAGTAGATTCTACAGCAACTATTTCTGTTTTAGATTATAAACCGAATTACCTAAAGTATCAATCTAAAAATAAAAACGAAGGTTTTGCAGTGTTTTCTGAGATTTATTACGGCAATGGTTGGAAAACATTTATCGATGGAAAAGAGACTATTCACACGCGCGTAAATTATGTATTACGAGGCATGGAAATTCCTGCTGGAAACCATACAATCGAATTTAAATTTGATCCCGAAGTTGTAAAAACCGGTAGTACAATTGCTTTAGCTAGTTCCATTTTGTTGGGTGTTTTATTAGTTTTAGGATTATTTCACGAATTTAAAATTAACACCAAAGAAAGTGCGTAA
- a CDS encoding DUF4834 family protein, translated as MLQQASLTGLVRMILIILLIYYGVKILSRLFGPLLLKYIAKKAEQKFGAQFGQFQQRPHEKNVKKEGEVTIDKMPNMKTSNKDVGEYVDYEEID; from the coding sequence ATGTTACAACAAGCATCTCTAACAGGTTTGGTTAGAATGATTTTAATAATTCTCCTTATTTATTACGGAGTTAAGATTCTTTCAAGACTTTTTGGACCTTTACTTTTAAAATATATTGCTAAAAAAGCCGAACAAAAATTTGGAGCGCAGTTTGGGCAATTTCAGCAAAGACCTCATGAAAAAAATGTTAAAAAAGAAGGCGAAGTTACCATAGACAAAATGCCTAACATGAAAACTTCAAATAAAGATGTTGGGGAATATGTGGATTACGAAGAAATTGACTAA
- a CDS encoding transporter, whose protein sequence is MNPIKSTLFLFIFLTINLTFAQYTDVINSNRPGVSRSAFSVGTNVAQFEVGPYIVKEKRTPITAYEVSGFGVDFAARYGFLLEQLELNVEGSFQSDTKTYTSSISADDKRANFKFVTLGAKYLIHDPYKGAEDEKPNLYSWKANHRFKWKTLIPAVSIYLGANYDTKNNPYTAPGIEGFSPKVMLATQHNFNGGWVFVMNLIKDRIGTDQSDFEYILTLTHSFNPKWAIFAETQGIKSDFYADNLFRLGGGYLVSKDFQLDTAVTLNTKDTPSVFGVNFGMSYRLDFHKDKETEIDNGNSALEEGERKSRKKNKKDKSAEEDSIKKQKRDAVDFD, encoded by the coding sequence ATGAACCCAATAAAATCTACCCTATTCCTCTTCATTTTTTTAACCATTAATCTCACTTTTGCTCAATATACCGATGTTATAAACTCTAACAGACCAGGAGTTTCAAGAAGTGCCTTTTCAGTTGGTACCAATGTAGCGCAATTCGAGGTTGGACCTTATATAGTTAAGGAAAAACGCACCCCTATAACAGCTTATGAAGTATCTGGTTTTGGTGTCGATTTTGCAGCGCGATATGGTTTTTTATTAGAACAATTAGAATTAAATGTAGAAGGTTCATTTCAAAGCGATACAAAAACATACACCTCTAGTATTTCTGCCGATGATAAACGTGCAAACTTTAAATTTGTAACCTTAGGTGCTAAATATTTAATACACGATCCCTACAAAGGTGCCGAAGACGAAAAGCCAAATTTATATAGCTGGAAAGCAAACCATCGCTTTAAATGGAAAACATTAATTCCTGCTGTATCAATATATTTAGGTGCTAATTACGACACCAAAAACAACCCATATACGGCGCCAGGAATTGAAGGATTTAGCCCAAAAGTTATGTTAGCCACACAACACAACTTTAATGGTGGCTGGGTGTTTGTAATGAACCTGATTAAAGATAGAATTGGCACCGATCAATCCGATTTTGAATACATTCTTACCCTAACGCATTCCTTCAATCCTAAATGGGCCATTTTTGCTGAAACCCAAGGTATAAAAAGTGACTTTTATGCCGACAACCTTTTTAGATTGGGAGGTGGTTATTTAGTGAGTAAAGATTTTCAATTAGACACAGCTGTAACTTTAAACACAAAAGATACGCCATCTGTTTTTGGAGTTAATTTCGGAATGTCTTACAGATTAGACTTTCACAAAGACAAAGAAACCGAGATAGATAATGGCAACTCTGCTTTAGAAGAAGGTGAAAGAAAATCTAGAAAGAAAAACAAAAAAGATAAATCTGCCGAAGAAGATAGCATTAAAAAGCAAAAAAGAGACGCTGTAGATTTCGACTAA
- a CDS encoding C1q-like domain-containing protein, giving the protein MRQFLYCMLLCPYLIFSQVGIKTTNPKAQLHIVASDSLLPLNTDGLIIPRIDEFPAVNPTIAQDGMLAYVTGAGSVSSGFYYWQQSIPAWVPFVKKIDDLLDGKSDNDGTDNGSSIFLGINSGAADDATDNKNIGIGFNSLESNTSGENNIGIGVNTLTNNTTGRNNTAVGSSALRNNTTGESNVAFGNLSLVKNIAGLNNVGFGNQTLRLNVYGNNNTALGDYAGKSLDFDSVTTNNNDNNVFVGSGAGNSDVTAQQNVYIGSLAGGGDYDAVNVSGTAENKSGNIFIGYRSGYDETGSNKLYIENSDNDSDNALIYGEFDNNILRTNGELQIGNPSTTGYAFPTADGTANQILVTDGNGQLSFQNNTPLSSFSLVRARMTASQTLVDGSQKLLFNTTDFDLNGEFDTATNSFIADNQGYYSISAKFSTDTQTNTTTYTLGIYVNGALYESFTQNHSGSGRVTRQIYAIVELSANDTVYIGVDTTATGAGTSVLNNNTRTTFTIERIRQIINFIKTKNPIHLNRIFFLF; this is encoded by the coding sequence ATGAGACAATTTTTATATTGTATGCTTTTATGTCCATACCTAATTTTTAGTCAAGTAGGTATAAAAACAACCAATCCAAAGGCACAACTTCACATAGTTGCCTCCGATTCTCTATTGCCTTTAAATACAGATGGTTTAATAATTCCAAGAATCGATGAGTTTCCTGCCGTTAATCCAACAATAGCACAAGACGGCATGTTGGCATACGTTACGGGAGCAGGTTCGGTTTCCAGCGGATTTTATTATTGGCAACAATCTATTCCTGCTTGGGTGCCATTTGTAAAGAAAATTGATGATTTATTAGATGGTAAATCTGATAATGATGGTACAGACAACGGTTCTTCTATTTTTTTAGGTATTAATTCTGGAGCTGCCGACGATGCTACAGATAATAAAAACATAGGCATCGGCTTTAATTCTCTGGAAAGTAATACGAGTGGAGAAAACAATATTGGTATTGGAGTAAATACACTTACCAACAATACCACAGGTAGAAATAATACAGCTGTTGGAAGCTCTGCCTTAAGAAATAATACGACTGGAGAATCTAATGTTGCATTTGGAAATTTATCACTAGTAAAAAATATTGCCGGATTAAATAATGTGGGATTTGGAAATCAAACATTAAGACTCAACGTTTACGGAAATAATAATACAGCCTTAGGAGATTATGCAGGTAAAAGCTTAGATTTTGATTCTGTTACGACTAACAATAATGACAATAATGTGTTTGTAGGAAGTGGTGCAGGTAACTCGGATGTTACAGCTCAACAAAATGTTTATATAGGCTCACTGGCAGGCGGTGGAGATTATGATGCTGTAAACGTAAGCGGTACAGCAGAAAATAAATCTGGAAACATTTTTATTGGCTACCGTTCTGGATACGATGAAACGGGTAGCAATAAATTATATATAGAAAACTCGGATAACGACAGTGATAACGCACTTATTTATGGCGAGTTCGATAATAATATTTTAAGAACAAATGGCGAATTACAAATTGGTAATCCTTCAACTACGGGTTATGCCTTTCCTACAGCCGATGGTACTGCAAATCAAATATTAGTAACCGATGGCAACGGCCAATTAAGTTTTCAAAACAATACTCCATTGAGTAGTTTTTCATTAGTACGAGCCAGAATGACTGCTTCTCAAACTTTAGTAGATGGTTCACAAAAGCTTCTTTTTAATACAACTGACTTTGATTTAAATGGAGAATTTGACACAGCAACTAATTCATTTATAGCTGATAATCAAGGTTACTACAGCATTAGTGCTAAATTTTCTACTGATACACAAACAAATACCACCACATATACTTTAGGTATTTATGTTAACGGGGCCTTATATGAAAGCTTTACTCAAAATCATTCTGGAAGCGGAAGAGTAACAAGACAAATATATGCAATCGTAGAACTTTCAGCAAATGATACTGTATATATAGGTGTAGATACTACTGCAACAGGCGCAGGTACTAGTGTTTTAAATAATAATACACGTACAACTTTTACAATTGAAAGAATTCGACAAATAATTAACTTTATTAAAACAAAAAATCCGATTCATTTGAATCGGATTTTTTTTTTATTCTAA
- a CDS encoding aminotransferase class I/II-fold pyridoxal phosphate-dependent enzyme gives MKDLFEKIYKDKGPLGKWASQAEGYFVFPKLEGEISNRMKFQGKEVITWSINDYLGLANHPEVRKVDAEAAAKYGSAYPMGARMMSGHTDLHEKLQNELAAFVKKEAAYLLNFGYQGILSTIDALVGKDDIIVYDVDAHACIIDGVRLHMGKRFTYKHNDVESLEKNLERATKMAEQTGGGILVISEGVFGMRGEQGRLKEIVALKEKYNFRFLVDDAHGFGTLGATGAGAGEEQGVQDGIDVYFATFAKSMASTGAFIAADQEIIDYLKYNLRSQMFAKSLQMTLTAGALKRLEMLKTMPELKNKLWENVNALQSGLKERGFDIGTTQSCVTPVYLKGSIPEAMALVKDLRENYGIFCSIVVYPVIPKGLILLRLIPTATHTLEDVNITLDAFDAIRARLDNGTYKRLSASVAAAMGQ, from the coding sequence ATGAAAGATTTATTTGAAAAAATTTATAAAGACAAAGGTCCGTTAGGAAAATGGGCTTCTCAAGCCGAAGGCTATTTTGTTTTTCCTAAATTAGAAGGAGAGATTTCTAACAGAATGAAATTTCAAGGAAAAGAAGTCATTACTTGGAGTATAAATGATTATTTAGGATTAGCAAATCATCCAGAAGTAAGAAAGGTTGATGCTGAAGCAGCCGCGAAATACGGTTCAGCATATCCTATGGGAGCTAGAATGATGTCTGGTCATACAGATTTACATGAAAAGCTTCAAAATGAGTTGGCAGCTTTTGTTAAAAAAGAGGCCGCTTACCTTTTAAATTTTGGCTATCAAGGTATTTTATCTACAATTGATGCATTAGTTGGTAAAGATGATATTATTGTTTACGATGTTGATGCGCATGCTTGTATTATTGATGGTGTTCGCTTACACATGGGTAAACGTTTTACCTACAAACATAACGACGTTGAAAGTTTAGAGAAAAATCTTGAGAGAGCTACTAAAATGGCCGAACAAACAGGAGGCGGTATTTTAGTTATTTCTGAAGGTGTATTTGGAATGCGAGGAGAGCAAGGACGTCTTAAAGAAATTGTTGCTTTAAAAGAAAAATACAATTTTAGATTTTTAGTTGATGATGCTCACGGTTTCGGAACGCTTGGTGCTACTGGAGCAGGAGCAGGAGAAGAGCAAGGAGTACAAGATGGTATCGATGTTTATTTTGCAACCTTTGCAAAATCTATGGCTAGTACAGGTGCTTTTATTGCTGCAGACCAAGAAATAATCGATTATTTAAAATATAATTTACGTTCACAAATGTTTGCTAAGTCATTGCAAATGACTTTAACAGCGGGAGCTTTAAAGCGTTTAGAAATGCTTAAAACCATGCCAGAACTTAAAAATAAGTTATGGGAAAACGTAAATGCATTACAATCGGGTCTTAAAGAACGTGGCTTCGATATAGGAACTACACAAAGTTGTGTAACCCCTGTATATTTAAAAGGAAGTATACCAGAAGCTATGGCTTTAGTTAAAGATTTACGTGAAAATTACGGTATATTCTGTTCTATAGTAGTGTATCCGGTAATTCCAAAAGGGTTAATATTATTACGTTTAATCCCAACGGCTACGCATACTTTAGAAGATGTTAATATTACTTTAGATGCTTTTGATGCTATTAGAGCACGATTAGATAACGGTACTTATAAACGTTTGTCTGCTTCGGTTGCTGCTGCTATGGGACAATAA
- a CDS encoding PLP-dependent cysteine synthase family protein, whose translation MKHRNQVFDNVLDLIGKTPLIKLNKIVSNFKGNFYAKVECFNPGHSSKDRIALHIIEQAEKQGILKPGDTIIETTSGNTGFSIAMVSIIKGYQCILAVSSKSSPDKIDMLKTMGAKVYVCPAHVAAEDPRSYYEVAKRLHQETKGSIYINQYFNELNIDAHYKSTGPEIWKQTEGKITHLVACSGTGGTISGTAKYLKEQNPNIKVIGVDAFGSVIKKYHETREFDEKEIYPYRIEGLGKNLIPTATNFDLIDEFVKVTDEESAHTARELASTEGMFVGYTSGAAMQAIKQLDEQGEFKATDNVVVIFPDHGSRYMSKVFSDKWMQEQGFFDSVNEASAQKIQYVK comes from the coding sequence ATGAAACATAGAAATCAGGTTTTTGATAATGTATTAGATTTAATAGGTAAAACGCCACTTATTAAACTTAATAAGATAGTTTCTAACTTTAAAGGGAACTTTTACGCTAAAGTTGAATGTTTCAATCCTGGACACTCTTCTAAAGACAGAATAGCACTTCACATTATAGAACAAGCAGAAAAACAAGGCATTTTAAAACCGGGTGACACCATAATAGAAACGACCTCTGGTAATACAGGGTTCAGTATCGCTATGGTAAGCATCATTAAAGGTTACCAATGTATTTTAGCAGTAAGCTCTAAATCTTCACCAGATAAAATAGACATGTTAAAAACAATGGGAGCGAAGGTATATGTTTGTCCGGCGCATGTTGCTGCCGAAGATCCGAGGTCTTATTATGAAGTAGCAAAACGTTTACACCAAGAAACTAAAGGATCTATTTACATTAATCAATATTTCAACGAGTTAAATATTGATGCACATTATAAGTCTACAGGACCAGAAATTTGGAAACAAACAGAAGGTAAAATTACGCACTTAGTAGCTTGTAGCGGTACAGGTGGCACTATTTCAGGAACTGCTAAATATTTAAAAGAGCAAAACCCTAATATTAAAGTTATAGGTGTTGATGCTTTTGGTTCTGTTATTAAAAAATATCACGAAACTAGAGAGTTTGACGAGAAAGAAATTTACCCATACCGTATAGAAGGATTAGGTAAAAATTTAATTCCAACGGCAACTAATTTCGATTTAATTGATGAGTTTGTAAAAGTTACAGACGAAGAAAGTGCACATACAGCAAGGGAGTTAGCCAGTACAGAAGGCATGTTTGTTGGTTATACATCGGGCGCAGCGATGCAAGCGATTAAGCAGTTAGATGAACAAGGCGAATTTAAGGCTACAGATAATGTTGTTGTTATTTTCCCAGATCACGGTTCTCGCTATATGAGTAAAGTTTTTAGCGATAAATGGATGCAGGAACAAGGCTTCTTTGATAGCGTTAATGAAGCATCAGCACAAAAAATTCAATACGTAAAATAA